From the Micromonospora echinospora genome, the window GTCCGGTGGCCCGTCGAGCGTCTACGAACCGGGCGCGCCGCAGGTCGACGCCGGGCTGTTCACCGCCGACGTGCCGGTCTTCGGGATCTGCTACGGCTTCCAGGCGATGGCCCGGGCCCTCGGCGGCACCGTCGCCCGCACCGGCAGCCGGGAGTACGGCGGCACGCCGTTGCGTCCCCGGGTGGACGCCGGGGTGCTGCTGCGGCAGTTGCCGGCCGAGCTGCCGGTCTGGATGAGCCACGGCGACTGCGTGACCGAGGCCCCGGACGGCTTCACGGTGACCGCCGAGTCGGCCGGCGCGCCGGTCGCCGCCTTCGAGGATGTCGTCGGCCGGCGGGCCGGCGTGCAGTTCCACCCGGAGGTCGGGCACACCGCGCACGGGCAGGAGATGCTCCAGCGCTTCCTCTACGACATCGCCGGCATCGAGCCGACCTGGACCCCGGCCAACATCATCGAGGAGCAGGTCGAGCGGATCCGCGCCCAGGTCGGCGACAAGGAGGTCATCTGCGGCCTCAGCGGCGGGGTCGACTCGGCGGTCGCCGCCGCCCTGGTGCACAAGGCGGTCGGTGACCAGCTCACCTGCGTCTTCGTCGACCACGGTCTGCTGCGCGCCGGTGAGGCGGAGCAGGTCGAGAAGGACTACGTGGCCGCCACCGGCATCAAGCTGAAGGTGGTCGACGCGCAGGAGCGGTTCCTCGGCGCGCTGGCCGGGGTGACCGACCCGGAGCAGAAGCGCAAGATCATCGGCCGGGAGTTCATCCGGGTCTTCGAGGCCGCCGCCCGGGAGATCGCCGCCCACGGCGACGTCGAGTTCCTGGTGCAGGGCACCCTCTACCCGGACGTGGTGGAATCCGGCGGCGGCACCGGCACCGCCAACATCAAGAGCCACCACAACGTCGGCGGGCTGCCGGAGGACCTGAAGTTCGCCCTGGTGGAGCCGCTACGCACGCTCTTCAAGGACGAGGTCCGGGCGCTCGGGCTGGAGCTGGGGCTGCCCGAGGCGATGGTCTGGCGGCACCCGTTCCCGGGGCCGGGCCTGGCCATCCGGATCATCGGCGCGGTCGACCAGGAGCGGTTGGACCTGCTCCGTCAGGCTGACCTGATCGCCCGCGAGGAGCTGACCGCCGCCGGGCTGGACCGCGACGTGTGGCAGTTCCCGGTGGTCCTCCTGGCCGACGTGCGCAGCGTCGGGGTGCAGGGTGACGGGCGCAGCTACGGCCACCCGGTGGTGCTCCGTCCGGTCTCCAGCGAGGACGCGATGACCGCCGACTGGTCCCGCCTGCCGTACGACGTCGTCGCCCGGATCTCCACCCGGATCACCAACGAGGTGGCCGAGGTCAACCGGGTGGTGCTGGACGTGACCAGCAAGCCCCCGGGCACCATCGAGTGGGAGTGACCCGAGCGGGCCGTCGAGCCGTCGAGGAGCCCCCGAGGAGCGGGTGGCCAGGTCGCGCCACCCGCCTCACCCGGGTGGCGCGGCCCGCGACGGGTGCGGCCAGGCCGGCGCGTCCGGTGGCTCCTCGGGCATGAGGAACCACATGACCGGGTACGCCAGCAGCGCCACGCCGGCGGTGAACAGGGTGGACACCGCGAAGACCACCCGGACCAGGGTGGGGTCGACCTCGAAGTAGCGGCCGAGGCCGCTGGCGACCCCGGCCACCATCCGGTCGGTGGTGGGCCTGCGGAGCTGTTTGTACGGGGCCTGCGGGGATGAGGGGCTCGTCCATGTCATGGCTCCACCCTCTCCGGTCGTCGCCCGGTTGCCCTCGGTGAGGGCCCGGATCTATACCCTGATCGATCCCTGAGGTGGAAGTCTTCCGTCAGGAATCTGACTGTTTTTCGATGTCGTACCTGGTCAGGGGGAGAATTCAGCCCCGTGACCACCATGCTGGAGCCGCTCCGCAGAATCGCGGCGTACGCAGTCTGTGCCGATTCAGTCGGCCGGGTGTTGCTGGTCCGCGCATCGGAGCGCGCCGGCACCCCCGGCACGTGGTCCCTGCCCGGTGGGGCGGTCGACCACGGCGAGGACCCGAACCACACGGTCGTCCGGGAGACCGCCGCCGAGACCGGGCTCTCCGTCGCGGTCTCCGGCCTGGAAGACGTCCTCGCCGACATGCGGGCCCTGCCCGACCGGGGCATCACCATCCACACCGACCGCCTCATCTACCGGGTCTCCGTCCGGGGCGGGACGCTCACCGACCGGGTCGACCGGCCGACCGACCTGGCCCGCTGGTTCACCCTGGACGAGGCGCGCGGGCTGCCGCTGCGCGCGTTCACCGCGCGGGCCCTGGGGCTGCCGTCGGGTGCCGTCGACGTGGTGCCGGACGAGGCTCCCGAGTTCCCCTCCTTCTACGCGGTGCCCGGTCCGGACGGGCTGCACCGGGCGCAGCGCTTCGCCGCGTACGCGGTGGCCACCGACCCGGAGGGACGCGTGCTGCTCACCCGGGTGGCCGACGGCTATCCGGGCGCGGGCTGCTGGCACCTGCCCGGCGGGGGCACCGACTACGGCGAGCAACCGGGCGCGGCGCTGATCCGGGAACTCGTCGAGGAGACCGGCCAGACCGGTCGCCTGGTCGGGCTGCTCGGGGTGGCCAGCCACCGGGACGCCGCCTCCCTCGGCCCCGAGGGCTATCCGATCGACTGGCACGGCGTCCGTGCCTTCTACCGGGTGGTGGTCGACCGGCCGGCCCCACCCACCGTGGCCGATGTCGGCGGTTCCACCTGCGAGGCCCGCTGGTTCGCCCGCGACGAACTGGAGACCCTGCCCGCCGACCGGCTCACCGAGGTGACCGCCGAAGCCGTCCGGGCCGCCGACCTCGCCTGAGCCCACCCCCTCACCCGGTACGCCGCGCACGACGTCGACGGTCCCGACGCGTCGGGCGCGGGCGCGGCTAACCTCATGATCAGCAGGGCGGGTGAGCGGGGGAGGGGTCGTGGGGGAACTGGTGGCGCGGCGGCGGGTCGGGGCGTACGGGCTGTTGACCGGGGCGGACGGACGGGTGCTGCTGACCCGGGCCTCCGCGCTGGCCGATTTTCCCGGCGTCTGGCAGTTGCCCGGTGGCGGGCTGGCGCACGCCGAGCACCCGGCGGACGCGGTGGTCCGCGAGTTCGCCGAGGAGACGGGGCTCGGGGTCGGGGTCGCCGGGCTCGAAGCGGTGGTGGCCGACGTGGTCCGGCTCCCCGACATCGGGGTGGTCCTGCACACGGATCGGATCATCTACCGCGTCACCGGCGTGTCCGGCACACTCCGCAACGAACCGGACGGAACGACCGACCTGGTGACGTGGATCGCACCGGCGGAGGCGGCCGGTCTGCCGCTGATGCCGTTCACCGCCGACCTGCTCGGACTGCCGGTCACCCCGCTTCCCGACAGCGCGCCGCGCGCCGTTCCCCGCACTCCGTATGGTCCGCCGCCGCAGGACCGGCGGCAGCGTTTCGGGGCGTACGGGCTGGTCACCGACCCGGCGGAGCGGGTGCTGCTCACCCTCATCGCCGAGGGGTACCCGGGGGCCGGCCGGTGGCACCTGCCGGGTGGTGGGACCGACCACGGCGAACAGCCGGTGACCGCGCTGCTACGGGAGATCGTCGAGGAGTCCGGCCAGCTCGGCCGGGTCACCGCGTTGCTCGACGCGAGCAGCCTGCACAACCCCGCTGCGCTGGGGCCGGAGGGTCGGCCGCTGGACTGGCACGGCGTCCGGGTGCTCTACCGGGTGGTGGTGGAGACGCCGACCGAGCCCGAGGTGACCGAACTGGCCGGGGGTTCCACCGCGCGGGCCGCCTGGTTCGACCGCCGTGACGCCGCCGAGCTGCCATTGACCGACATTGCCGCGCGGGCCCTTCGTCTGGTCGGATAGCCGATTGCTCGCCGAGCCGACATCGACCCGCTCCGGTAGAGTCGGCAGTTGAGATTGGCGGAGAAAAGGGCGCTCAGCCCGCGATCGGGAATAACCGGGCGATTCACGCGGTTTATAGGAGAAAAGTGCCGCCGGTAGCTATCGCCAAGTCCCGTACCACTGTGCAATGGTGTACTCCGCTTTGACGGCTGCCGGGCCAGAAGCGGCCCGGCACGAGAGAGCCGGACGCCCGCCTGCGAGGCGGTGAGTCGATCCGGTGATGGAGGAAACGTGCCGAGAGCCCCATGGCGCCGGCGTCGTACGTCTGACAGTCCGCGCCCCGCAGGCCGCCGCTGGGCGGGGCCGCTGCGACGCAGCAGTACGTTCGCTCGCCAGGTGCTGCTGGTCCGGGTGGGACGCCGGGACGGCGACCCCCGCCACACGACCGACGTGGCCCTGCCCGAGCGCCGTTACGCCGACCGGCTGCGCCGGCGGTACGCCTCGGACCGGTTGAACCGGGCCGAGATCGAGGCCGTCATGCCGGTCAGCCCGGCGATCGCCCCGACGACACCGGTGGACGACACCCCGGCGCGGTCGATCCCGCTGCTCCCCGGTGAGCGCACGGTCGCTCGGCGGGCGAAGTTCGCCCTGGTCAACGCGTGCACACTGGCCAGCCTCATGCTCGGCGTCACCGCGATCTTCCTGGCCATGCAGGGCGAGGTACGCCTCGCGGCGGTGCTCCTGATCGCCTGCGTCGCCTTCGACGGACTCGACGGGGCGTTGGCCCGCAAGCTCAACGTGGCCAGCCCGTTCGGCGCGCAGATGGACTCGCTCGCCGACATGTGCTCGTTCGGCATCGCGGCTCCGATGGTGGTCTACGCCTCGCTGGCCGGCGCGGTTCCCACCGCGGCTGCCGCGCTCGCCTGCGCCCTGGTCGCGGCCTGTGCCGCGATCCGACTGGCCCGGTTCAACGTCTCGCCGAAGGACGGCCGGTTCTTCTGCGGGGTGCCGACCACCATGGCCGCGATGGTGCTGGCGCTCGCCGTTGCCATCGACCTTCCGGTGCCTCCGGTGGTCCAGGTCGCCGGGGTCGCCCTGCTCGCCTTCGCCATGGTCTCCAGCTTCCCGTACGCCAAGCTGGCCCGACTGATCAAGATGCCGGCGTGGCTGTGGCTGGCCCCGGTGATCGGTGCCCTGGTCGACCCGCGGCTCACCTTCGCCCTGGTCGTGGTCGCCTACCTGGCCAGTGGACCGCTGCTCTGGCTGCACCAGCGCCGGACCGCCTGACCCGAGACGACGAGAATGGGGTGCCGCGACGTCGCGGCACCCCATTCTCGTCCTCAGCGCCAGCGGGCGATGACCGAGGAACCGCCGACCACCTTGTCGCCCGGTCCCACCAGGGGGTCCGCCGCCTCGGCCGGCAGGTAGACGTCGGTCCGCGAGCCGAACCGGATCAGGCCGAAACGCTCGCCCCGGGCCAGCAGCGAACCGACCGGAGCGCGCTGCACGATGCGCCGGGCGATCAGGCCGGTACGCTGTGCGACCACCACCGTGCCGTGCTCGGTGTCCAGCACCGTGTACGCGGCGACGTTGTGCTCGGCCTCCGGCTTCATCGCGTTGGCGAAACCGCCGTCGGCGACGAAGTAGTCGACCACCTTGCCGGCCACCGGGGACCGGTTGACGTGCACGTCGAGCACCGACAGGAAGACCGCGACCCGCAGCCATTCGCCCGCGCCGAACCGCTCGTCGTGCAGCCGCTGGACGGAGAGCACCCGCCCGTCGGCGGCGGCGACCACTGCCGACGGGTCCTCCGGGACGTCCCGCTCGGGGTCCCGGAAGAACGCCGCCACCGGGGCGGCGGCGAGCGCCGGCACCAGCCACAGCTTCGACTTCGGCCGGACCGCCCTGGTCAACGCGGCCAGCCCGAGGGCGATGCCGGCGGCGGCCACCCCGTTGGAGTCGATGTGCATGTCACGGGTCAGCGGCACGCTCGACGGCCGGTACGCCGGGGCGAGCCGGGCCGCCATCGCCGCGTCGACCGCCGTGAACCGGAGCCGGTGCACCCGGACCGGCGGCTGGTTGCGCAGCACCAGGTCGACCCCGACGCCGTGCAGCGCACCCTGCCGGTCGAGTTCGGCCGCCGCGCCCGCGGTCCGGCCCGGACCGGCCGGCGTCGCCACGCTCAGCACGCCGCCCTCGGCGAGGTACTTGGTCAGGCCGTCCAGCGTCGCCCGGGCCTCCTCGCCGGTGCCGACGAGCGCCTCGCCGACGATCATGACGTCGGCGGCCTCGGCCTCGGCCAGGGTGTCGACGACCCGGACCCGGTCGGCGACCCAGCTGCCCAGCGTCGCCACGTGGCTGCGCAGCTCGGCGGGGCTGGTCGACCCGGCCGGCACCACGGTGAGGCGGTCCCCGGGCAGCAGCGCCTCGATCGCCACGGCGAGGACCGGGGCGTCCGGGGTCACGCCGACCAGCAGGGCGGCCTTGCGGTCGTCGCACCGGGCGAGTTCGGCGGCGAGGGTACGCGCGGCGCGCTCGCCGATGCGTACCTCACCGAATCGGCCAAGGCTGCGCACGGCGGGGGACTGAGTCATGTCGGACGGGCTCCTAGCAGCATCGGGACGGAAATCGCAGCGGAGGGGCCGGGACGGCGCGGACGAGGCGTGCCGGCGGCGGAAGCGAGGTCTCCACCAGCCAGCATAGGCGGCACGGAGCAACGGTCCCACCGGCGCGGCTGCGCTCCGGTCCTCCGGGCACGGTCAACCGTCGCCGTCTCCCCGGCGGGCACTGTCACCGACCTCCCCTCGGCCGTCCGGCGGCCGGTCCGGGTCCCCGGCGCCCCCGGGCAGCGGGATGCCCGGGGCCGGCGGAACCGCCGAGATTGGCGGTATCTCCGAGATCGGCGGAATGTCCGAGGGCGGCGGGACCGCCGGGATCGGCGGTATCTCCGAGATCGGCGGGCCGGTCGAGGCCGGCGGGAGATAGGCCATCGGTGGGGTGCGCGAAGCCGGTGAAACGCTTGAGGCGGACGGCGGCGGGCTACCGGGGGAGCCGGCGGTGGGGCCGGCGTCCGCCGACGAGCGGGCCGCGCGCAGTGCGCCCAGCAGACCCAGCACGCCGACCACGACGAGCGCGCCGGCCAGGAACCAGCCGATCGGCACCACCAGGCCGAGCAGTTGCGCCAGCAGCCACCAGGCCGCGGCGGCCAGGAAGAGCAGCCCGAAGGTCAGGGACAGCAGGTCGGTGCGGTGGGCTCTCACCGGGTCACCTCCAACGCGCCGGCGTTGACCTGGATGAACAACCGCAGCGTGCCGCCGCCCGCACCGTCGGCGCCCAGGTCGGTGGACTCACGCACCCGGCGGTCGAGACCGCTGGAGCCGACACCGAAGATGACCGCGTCACCGGCGTGCACCTCGGCGTGGGTGATCACGTCGACGTTCGGTGGCACCAGCACGGTCGCGTCCCCGAAGGAGATGATGACGGTGGTCCGGGTGTCCCGCTGTGCGAAGTCCACCGCGCGCAGGTCCAGCACCGCGTCGCCGAAGGTGTTCTCGTACCGGGGGGCGAGATCCTCGTAGCTCGCCGGGGTCCAGGTCACGTTCCCGTTCATCCTGCGCCACTCCTCGAACGACTCGACCGCGGTGACGAAGCCGAGCGCCGCGGAGGTGACCAGCCCCAGCGCGATCAACCAGCGGGCCCGGCCGAACCAGGCGCCCACGAGCAATCCGAGTCCGATGGTGGCCAGCGCCGCCGCGAAGTACGCCGACGCGCTGACCCGGACCACCCCGATCAGGTCGAGGACGGCGACCACCCCGCAGGCGAGGAAGACCAGCGAGAACGTCGCCGGGCCGAGCGGTGAGCGCTCCCGGGGACGCTTCGGCGCCGGCCGGGGGGCGGGGGCGGCGGTGCGGGCGGTGGAGGGTTGGAGCGGGCGTACGGGCCGTGCGGGGCGAAGGGCGGGCGGTATCCGGGCGGGGTGGACGCGAGGGCGACCGGTGGCAGTGGCCCGGCCGGGGGCAGCGGCGCCGGTGGGGTCGCGGCGGCCAACGGTTCCGGGGCCGGCCAGCGGGGGGCCTCGGGGAACACCGGTCCGGGAGCCGGCGACCACGGCGGGGTGGGGGCCGGCGCGGACACCGGTACCTCCGGCCGGGTCGTCGTGGGCGGTACCGGACCCGGGGCGGGGTGGGCCACCGGGGGCACCGGCCCCGGCAGTGGCGTCGTCGGCGGTTCGACGGGCGGCGGGGTGCGGCGAAAACGGTCGCGGGCGGGGTGGTCCCGGTTCAGCAGCAGCGCCCCGCCGATCAGGATCGCCGCACCGAGCAGCACGGCCCGGAAGGCGTCCGTCACGATGTAGCCGAAACTCACCGCCACCAGGATGCTCAGCACGATCACCGTGATCGGGGACATGCTCGACCGGCCCCGGCCCAGCATCGACTCCACCGGGGATGCGCTGTCCCCCTCGCCGGGGATGATCAGCCAGGCCGAGACGTAGATCAGGATTCCGACGCCACCGAAGAAGCCGAGCACGGCGAGGAGCACCCGCCACAGCACCGGGTCGGTGTTGGTGGCCCGTCCGACCGCCGCGCAGACCCCGGCCAGGTAACGCCCCTCCCGGGGGCGGACCAGGCCGTACCGTGAGGTGAAGCCGACCCCGCCAGGGACGGCTTCCGGTCCTACGGGGGGCGGCCCGGCGTGCGACGTCGCGGTCGCGCTCCCGGCCGGTGGCGACGGTGGTACGCCCGGCTGGGTCGCCTCCGGGCGGGGCGACCGGGCGGGTTCCTCGGTCATACCGGTAGATCCTGCTAGGTGTCGGGACGGGTCGTCGTCGGGACCCACCCTGAGCGCACCCTGAGATCCGGGAACCCGGAAACTCGGGGGCGTCCCCGTGGCCCCGCGACCGTGGCGCGTGTGACGATCGGTGACGGCGCCGCAGCGAACCGACCGGCGTCGGACCGTCGCGACCAGGGAGCCCGCGATCAGTACCGTTACCCAGCCCCCCCGTCTCTACCGGGCCCGCGAGCACCGGATGGCCGTGGGCGTGGCCGCCGGCATCGCCGACCACATCGGCGTCTCGGTCGTACGGGTGCGGATCGCCTTCATGGTCCTGCTCGGCCTGAGCGGGCTCGGCCTGCTCCTCTACGCCGCGTTCTGGGCGGTGGTCCCGGTCCGGCCGGGGGACACCGCCACGCCGCCCCGACGGGACATCGCGCAGCTGCTGCCGTTCGTGGTGATCGGTCTGGCCGTGCTGCTGGTGCAGATGCAGCTCTTCGACTCGGTCGGTGTCGCCGGGACCGCCGGCTGGCTGGTCGCCATCATCGCGGTCGGCGCGGGGGTGATCTGGCACCAGTCCCCGGAACGCCGTGGCCAGGCCAACGGGTCCCTGCCGCTGCCCTGGCTGAGCGCGGTGGTGGAGGAGACCGACCGGCGGGCCTTCGTGCTCCGTTTCATCGGCGGTGGGGTGCTCGTCGCGGTCGGCATCATCGGCGTCGCGGCGGTGTACTCGCCGGTGCAGAACGTCGACGCCGTCATCAACGGGGTGATCTTCGCGCTGGTCGGGCTGGCCGGCGTCGGGGTGGTGGCCGCGCCCCTGCTCTGGCGGACGTTCAACCAGCTCCGCTCGGAGCGGGAGGGGCGGATCCGGGAACAGGAACGCGCCGAGCTGGCCGCCATGATCCACGACCAGGTCCTGCACACCCTCGCTCTGATCCAGCGCAACGCCGCCGACGTCAAGACGGTGC encodes:
- the guaA gene encoding glutamine-hydrolyzing GMP synthase, with the protein product MSTPRPVLVVDFGAQYAQLIARRVREARVYSEIVPHSMPVAEMLAKNPAAIILSGGPSSVYEPGAPQVDAGLFTADVPVFGICYGFQAMARALGGTVARTGSREYGGTPLRPRVDAGVLLRQLPAELPVWMSHGDCVTEAPDGFTVTAESAGAPVAAFEDVVGRRAGVQFHPEVGHTAHGQEMLQRFLYDIAGIEPTWTPANIIEEQVERIRAQVGDKEVICGLSGGVDSAVAAALVHKAVGDQLTCVFVDHGLLRAGEAEQVEKDYVAATGIKLKVVDAQERFLGALAGVTDPEQKRKIIGREFIRVFEAAAREIAAHGDVEFLVQGTLYPDVVESGGGTGTANIKSHHNVGGLPEDLKFALVEPLRTLFKDEVRALGLELGLPEAMVWRHPFPGPGLAIRIIGAVDQERLDLLRQADLIAREELTAAGLDRDVWQFPVVLLADVRSVGVQGDGRSYGHPVVLRPVSSEDAMTADWSRLPYDVVARISTRITNEVAEVNRVVLDVTSKPPGTIEWE
- a CDS encoding PspC domain-containing protein, translated to MTWTSPSSPQAPYKQLRRPTTDRMVAGVASGLGRYFEVDPTLVRVVFAVSTLFTAGVALLAYPVMWFLMPEEPPDAPAWPHPSRAAPPG
- a CDS encoding NUDIX hydrolase, with translation MTTMLEPLRRIAAYAVCADSVGRVLLVRASERAGTPGTWSLPGGAVDHGEDPNHTVVRETAAETGLSVAVSGLEDVLADMRALPDRGITIHTDRLIYRVSVRGGTLTDRVDRPTDLARWFTLDEARGLPLRAFTARALGLPSGAVDVVPDEAPEFPSFYAVPGPDGLHRAQRFAAYAVATDPEGRVLLTRVADGYPGAGCWHLPGGGTDYGEQPGAALIRELVEETGQTGRLVGLLGVASHRDAASLGPEGYPIDWHGVRAFYRVVVDRPAPPTVADVGGSTCEARWFARDELETLPADRLTEVTAEAVRAADLA
- a CDS encoding NUDIX hydrolase; protein product: MVARRRVGAYGLLTGADGRVLLTRASALADFPGVWQLPGGGLAHAEHPADAVVREFAEETGLGVGVAGLEAVVADVVRLPDIGVVLHTDRIIYRVTGVSGTLRNEPDGTTDLVTWIAPAEAAGLPLMPFTADLLGLPVTPLPDSAPRAVPRTPYGPPPQDRRQRFGAYGLVTDPAERVLLTLIAEGYPGAGRWHLPGGGTDHGEQPVTALLREIVEESGQLGRVTALLDASSLHNPAALGPEGRPLDWHGVRVLYRVVVETPTEPEVTELAGGSTARAAWFDRRDAAELPLTDIAARALRLVG
- the pssA gene encoding CDP-diacylglycerol--serine O-phosphatidyltransferase, whose amino-acid sequence is MRRSSTFARQVLLVRVGRRDGDPRHTTDVALPERRYADRLRRRYASDRLNRAEIEAVMPVSPAIAPTTPVDDTPARSIPLLPGERTVARRAKFALVNACTLASLMLGVTAIFLAMQGEVRLAAVLLIACVAFDGLDGALARKLNVASPFGAQMDSLADMCSFGIAAPMVVYASLAGAVPTAAAALACALVAACAAIRLARFNVSPKDGRFFCGVPTTMAAMVLALAVAIDLPVPPVVQVAGVALLAFAMVSSFPYAKLARLIKMPAWLWLAPVIGALVDPRLTFALVVVAYLASGPLLWLHQRRTA
- a CDS encoding phosphatidylserine decarboxylase, which codes for MTQSPAVRSLGRFGEVRIGERAARTLAAELARCDDRKAALLVGVTPDAPVLAVAIEALLPGDRLTVVPAGSTSPAELRSHVATLGSWVADRVRVVDTLAEAEAADVMIVGEALVGTGEEARATLDGLTKYLAEGGVLSVATPAGPGRTAGAAAELDRQGALHGVGVDLVLRNQPPVRVHRLRFTAVDAAMAARLAPAYRPSSVPLTRDMHIDSNGVAAAGIALGLAALTRAVRPKSKLWLVPALAAAPVAAFFRDPERDVPEDPSAVVAAADGRVLSVQRLHDERFGAGEWLRVAVFLSVLDVHVNRSPVAGKVVDYFVADGGFANAMKPEAEHNVAAYTVLDTEHGTVVVAQRTGLIARRIVQRAPVGSLLARGERFGLIRFGSRTDVYLPAEAADPLVGPGDKVVGGSSVIARWR
- a CDS encoding ATP-binding protein; translation: MAVGVAAGIADHIGVSVVRVRIAFMVLLGLSGLGLLLYAAFWAVVPVRPGDTATPPRRDIAQLLPFVVIGLAVLLVQMQLFDSVGVAGTAGWLVAIIAVGAGVIWHQSPERRGQANGSLPLPWLSAVVEETDRRAFVLRFIGGGVLVAVGIIGVAAVYSPVQNVDAVINGVIFALVGLAGVGVVAAPLLWRTFNQLRSEREGRIREQERAELAAMIHDQVLHTLALIQRNAADVKTVQRLARGQERTLRSWLYKPTASPTERFAAALEQAAAEVEDTFGITVEAVVVGDQETDERVGALVAAAREAMVNAAKHARVQTVSLYAEVEPDQVSVFVRDRGVGFDQETVDDHRHGVRGSIIGRMKRHGGRAEIRSGPGEGTEVRLILPVSGNGNGATAERDR